In one Brevibacillus composti genomic region, the following are encoded:
- a CDS encoding non-ribosomal peptide synthetase, with the protein MPKNIEAIYPLSAVQEGMLFHSMYAPEAGVYGCQFTCTLTGSLQPEAFREAMQKVLERHSILRTLIWERREKLFQVVANDVEQPWEYLDWRGMSEPEQAARWEQYLDEERRRGFDLSRPPLMRTALIQMKDEAYRFIWSFHHMLLDGWSLSIVLKEMFTLYWSHCSGQEIHLDQPRPYKDYIAWLQRQDMSKVEDFWRKFLQGFLAPTPMHVDKPIGKRNKQTEEFTEIEWKLPQKTTTALQNLARQHGLTLNTLIQGGWAVLLSRYSGEEDVVFGAVVSGRSGDLAGIDSMVGLFINTLPMRVRLSAEDTLIPWLKKIQEQQVDLRQYEFSPLVDVHRWSEVSHGHPLFETVLVYENYPVDRTLGEWGGELSVQDVVSHTWTNYPLSIMVVPEAELRAKVLYDSSRFDGETIQRVMSHLETILTGMTENPAAKLSELPVLTEQERRQLMEWNATDAPYPTDICIQQLFETQAAQRPDAVALLLEDEQMTYRELDELSNQIARRLLREGVGPNVRVGVMMERSMEMIAAVLGILKAGGAYVPLDPSHPGERLAYVLENAEVAVLLAHSSCVENLPDGHPVVILWEAEKESIRQESRERPGAETSAQNLAYIIYTSGSTGTPKGVMVRHQPVINLIEWVNNTFAVNESDRLLWVTSLGFDLSVYDIFGILGAGGSIRIVKDADVRDPKRLLQHLRSGEITFWDSAPAALQQVLPFLGETSSEAGESRLKRVFLSGDWIPLSMPDELKKHFPGVEVISLGGGTEATIWSNFYRIGEVEEDWVSIPYGKPIQNARYYVLDAHLNPCPIGVPGELYIGGACLAEGYANAPELTSQRFLPDPFGAPGDRMYRTGDMARYWPDGNMEFLGRVDNQVKIRGFRVELGEVEAAIAQHPNVQTALATIQEVPSGDKRLVAYVVPKSKEEAVSSAWGAEQVSQWQTVFNEIYRQPSPTEELAYNTIGWTSSYTDLPIPQEEMKEWADRTVERILSQKPGRVLEIGCGSGMLLFQVAPHCEEYWATDLSEETIARLGQQIAAMNLPQVHLACREATNFAGIESGSFDMVVLNSVIQYFPSLSYLMDVLDGAIQALKPGGVIFLGDVRNYTLLRTFYTSLELFQAPDTLSAAQFQQRVTKRLNQEKELLIDPAFFAALRKRHSQISEVQVQLKKARHQNELSKFRYDVFLHVGKAHQAPAAPKEVQWEEETWNLAKVREVLSEEPEILVFRDIPNRRVREEQAAVDLLRSPSHPENVGELRKRLIPAREEGMDPEEFWQLGEDLSYDVFITWASSGSSDRMDVVFAREHALSAPLSYEAILGGSGRDSRESKQWSYYANSPLQEKLFQQMLPQIRERVKEKLPEYMIPSAYLFLDGLPVTSNGKVDRRALPLPELTREGERQYLAPRDLVEMQLAQIWEELLGTRPIGVTDNFFELGGHSLLAVRLIMQIKEQFQQELPLSVLFEGTSIEYLARVLRQQEAGQERSSSPLVAIKPHGAKPPLFLVHPTGGNVLCYLHLARHIERDQPLYALQSPGLYGDWEHAQSIEAMAAHYIDAILSVRPAGPYLIGGWSYGAAVAYEIALQMERRGLDVAKLLLIDSPAPNYTQRLPEMNQTAFLLSLFRELERFFGESVAFTEEEISGLSPDEQLPYLLEQMIRAGLIPPGSELADIDRLLEVYQTNLFTLQRYNPAGKFSGQAVLFHSTLPNEDDVLKQMVEEQDATAGWRHYLSRPVEMHAIPGDHVTMITEPNVRVLAERIRSVTETGQKVSSI; encoded by the coding sequence GTGCCGAAAAACATCGAAGCGATTTATCCGCTTTCAGCTGTACAAGAAGGGATGCTTTTTCACAGCATGTACGCACCGGAAGCAGGGGTATACGGCTGCCAGTTTACCTGTACCCTGACCGGGTCCTTACAGCCGGAGGCTTTCAGAGAGGCCATGCAAAAGGTGCTGGAGCGCCACTCCATCTTGCGAACGCTGATTTGGGAACGGCGGGAGAAGCTGTTTCAAGTGGTGGCCAACGATGTGGAGCAGCCATGGGAGTATCTGGACTGGCGCGGGATGTCAGAGCCCGAACAGGCCGCGAGATGGGAGCAATACCTGGATGAGGAAAGGCGACGCGGCTTTGATCTCTCCCGTCCCCCGCTTATGCGAACGGCGTTGATCCAGATGAAAGACGAGGCTTACCGCTTTATTTGGAGCTTTCATCACATGCTGCTGGACGGCTGGTCTTTGTCCATCGTACTCAAAGAAATGTTCACGCTGTACTGGTCGCACTGCAGCGGGCAGGAGATCCACCTCGATCAGCCTCGGCCGTACAAGGACTACATCGCCTGGCTGCAGCGGCAGGACATGTCCAAGGTAGAAGATTTCTGGCGCAAGTTTTTACAAGGATTCCTGGCGCCGACTCCCATGCATGTGGACAAGCCGATCGGCAAACGAAACAAACAGACGGAAGAGTTCACGGAAATCGAGTGGAAGCTCCCGCAAAAAACAACTACAGCGTTGCAAAACCTCGCGCGTCAGCACGGGTTGACGCTCAATACGCTGATTCAGGGCGGTTGGGCGGTCTTGCTGAGCCGGTACAGCGGGGAGGAAGACGTGGTGTTTGGGGCGGTCGTATCCGGCCGCTCGGGAGATTTGGCGGGGATCGATTCGATGGTAGGGCTGTTTATCAATACCCTGCCGATGAGAGTCCGGCTAAGCGCGGAGGATACCCTCATCCCCTGGCTGAAAAAAATCCAGGAGCAGCAGGTCGACCTGCGTCAGTATGAATTCAGCCCGTTGGTTGACGTCCACAGATGGAGCGAAGTCTCGCACGGCCACCCGCTTTTTGAGACGGTCCTGGTCTACGAAAACTACCCGGTGGACCGTACGCTCGGAGAGTGGGGCGGAGAGCTGTCTGTTCAGGATGTCGTCTCCCATACCTGGACGAACTACCCACTCAGCATCATGGTGGTTCCGGAAGCAGAGTTGAGAGCCAAAGTGCTGTACGATTCCAGCCGTTTTGACGGAGAGACGATTCAGCGGGTCATGAGCCATCTGGAAACCATCTTGACCGGGATGACCGAAAACCCGGCGGCCAAACTATCGGAATTGCCCGTCTTGACCGAGCAGGAGCGCCGCCAGCTGATGGAATGGAACGCGACAGACGCGCCATATCCGACGGACATCTGCATCCAGCAATTATTTGAGACCCAGGCGGCACAAAGGCCCGACGCGGTTGCCCTGCTGCTGGAAGACGAGCAGATGACCTATCGGGAATTGGATGAGCTCTCCAATCAGATTGCCCGCCGTCTTCTGAGGGAAGGAGTAGGTCCGAACGTCAGGGTGGGCGTGATGATGGAGCGCTCCATGGAAATGATAGCCGCCGTGCTGGGTATTTTGAAGGCTGGCGGTGCCTACGTTCCGTTAGACCCTTCCCATCCGGGCGAACGGCTGGCCTATGTCCTGGAAAATGCCGAAGTGGCCGTCCTGCTGGCTCATAGCAGCTGTGTGGAGAACCTGCCAGATGGACATCCTGTCGTGATTCTTTGGGAGGCGGAAAAAGAGTCAATCAGGCAGGAGAGCAGGGAGCGCCCGGGAGCGGAGACGTCGGCACAAAATCTGGCTTATATCATCTACACATCCGGCTCTACCGGAACGCCCAAAGGGGTAATGGTTCGCCATCAGCCTGTGATCAATCTAATCGAATGGGTCAACAACACCTTTGCCGTGAATGAGTCCGACCGTCTTCTCTGGGTGACGTCCCTCGGCTTTGACCTTTCTGTCTATGATATTTTCGGCATCCTGGGAGCTGGCGGCTCGATCCGCATCGTGAAGGATGCAGATGTACGTGACCCCAAGCGCCTGCTGCAGCACTTGAGAAGCGGAGAGATTACGTTCTGGGATTCAGCTCCTGCCGCTTTGCAGCAAGTCCTCCCCTTTTTGGGCGAGACATCTAGCGAGGCAGGCGAAAGCCGACTGAAACGGGTGTTCCTCAGCGGCGATTGGATTCCGCTGAGCATGCCGGACGAGCTGAAAAAGCATTTTCCGGGCGTCGAAGTAATCAGCCTGGGGGGCGGAACAGAAGCGACCATCTGGTCGAACTTCTACCGGATCGGCGAAGTAGAGGAGGACTGGGTGAGCATCCCCTACGGTAAGCCGATACAAAATGCCAGGTACTACGTCTTGGATGCCCATCTGAATCCCTGTCCGATCGGCGTTCCCGGCGAATTGTACATCGGCGGCGCCTGTCTGGCCGAAGGATATGCCAACGCACCAGAGTTGACAAGCCAGCGCTTTTTGCCTGACCCGTTCGGGGCACCGGGGGATCGCATGTATCGCACAGGAGACATGGCGCGGTACTGGCCGGACGGCAACATGGAATTTCTCGGCCGGGTGGACAACCAGGTCAAAATCCGCGGATTCCGGGTCGAGCTTGGGGAAGTAGAAGCGGCGATCGCCCAGCATCCCAATGTGCAAACCGCGCTGGCGACGATTCAGGAAGTCCCCTCGGGAGACAAGCGGCTGGTGGCCTATGTCGTGCCCAAATCCAAAGAAGAAGCCGTGTCGTCCGCGTGGGGCGCCGAACAGGTGTCGCAATGGCAAACCGTCTTTAATGAAATTTACCGGCAGCCTTCTCCGACGGAGGAGCTGGCGTACAACACGATTGGCTGGACAAGCAGCTATACGGACTTACCGATCCCGCAGGAAGAAATGAAGGAGTGGGCAGACCGCACGGTGGAGAGAATCCTCTCGCAAAAGCCGGGGCGCGTCCTGGAAATCGGTTGCGGTTCGGGCATGCTCTTGTTCCAAGTGGCGCCACATTGCGAGGAATATTGGGCGACCGATCTCTCCGAAGAGACGATAGCCCGACTGGGTCAACAGATCGCTGCGATGAATCTGCCGCAGGTTCATCTGGCGTGCAGAGAGGCGACCAATTTCGCAGGGATTGAATCAGGCTCCTTTGATATGGTCGTGCTCAACTCGGTGATCCAGTATTTCCCCTCCCTCTCCTATCTGATGGACGTGCTCGATGGAGCGATCCAGGCGCTGAAGCCGGGGGGCGTCATCTTCCTGGGGGATGTGCGCAACTATACGCTGCTGCGTACCTTCTATACGTCACTCGAACTATTCCAGGCGCCGGATACCCTCTCTGCCGCACAATTCCAGCAGCGCGTCACGAAGCGGCTGAACCAGGAGAAGGAATTGCTGATCGACCCGGCCTTCTTTGCCGCATTGCGCAAGCGCCACAGTCAGATCTCCGAGGTGCAGGTTCAGCTAAAAAAGGCACGTCATCAAAATGAGTTGAGCAAGTTCCGGTACGATGTGTTTCTCCATGTTGGCAAAGCACATCAGGCGCCGGCTGCGCCCAAAGAAGTCCAATGGGAGGAAGAAACATGGAATCTCGCCAAAGTCCGGGAGGTGCTCTCGGAGGAACCGGAGATTCTGGTCTTCCGCGACATTCCAAACCGGCGCGTACGCGAGGAGCAGGCAGCCGTGGATCTGCTGAGGAGCCCCTCTCACCCTGAAAACGTAGGGGAGCTGCGAAAAAGGCTCATCCCCGCCAGGGAGGAAGGGATGGACCCGGAAGAGTTCTGGCAGCTGGGAGAAGACCTGTCGTATGACGTCTTCATCACCTGGGCGTCAAGCGGGAGCAGCGATCGGATGGATGTGGTCTTCGCCCGAGAGCACGCACTCTCCGCGCCGCTTTCGTACGAAGCCATACTGGGCGGCTCTGGCAGGGATAGCCGTGAATCAAAACAGTGGAGCTATTATGCCAATAGTCCGCTGCAGGAAAAGCTGTTCCAGCAGATGCTGCCGCAAATCCGCGAGAGAGTCAAAGAAAAGCTGCCCGAGTACATGATACCGTCGGCCTATTTGTTCCTGGACGGCTTGCCGGTCACGTCCAACGGAAAAGTGGACAGGCGAGCGCTGCCACTGCCGGAATTGACGAGAGAAGGGGAACGGCAGTACCTCGCTCCGCGCGATCTCGTGGAGATGCAGCTGGCCCAGATCTGGGAGGAATTGCTGGGTACCCGGCCGATCGGCGTCACGGACAATTTTTTTGAACTGGGCGGACACTCTCTGCTCGCCGTCCGCTTGATCATGCAGATCAAGGAACAGTTTCAGCAAGAGCTGCCGTTGTCCGTCTTGTTTGAGGGGACGAGCATCGAATATTTGGCCCGCGTCCTCCGTCAGCAGGAAGCCGGGCAGGAGCGATCCAGCTCTCCGCTCGTCGCGATCAAACCCCATGGTGCGAAGCCGCCGCTGTTTCTGGTGCATCCGACAGGAGGAAATGTGCTCTGCTATCTCCATTTGGCGCGGCACATCGAGAGAGACCAGCCCTTGTACGCATTGCAATCACCGGGTCTGTACGGCGATTGGGAGCACGCTCAATCGATTGAGGCGATGGCCGCTCACTATATTGACGCGATTTTGTCGGTTCGGCCGGCCGGTCCCTACCTGATCGGCGGCTGGTCATACGGTGCCGCTGTGGCCTATGAAATCGCTCTGCAAATGGAGAGGAGGGGTCTGGACGTAGCCAAGCTGCTCTTGATCGACAGTCCGGCGCCGAACTACACACAACGCCTCCCGGAGATGAACCAGACCGCTTTCTTGCTCTCACTGTTTAGGGAACTGGAGCGCTTTTTCGGGGAATCGGTCGCGTTCACGGAGGAGGAGATCAGCGGACTGTCGCCGGATGAACAGCTGCCTTATTTGCTGGAGCAGATGATCCGGGCGGGTTTGATTCCGCCAGGTTCCGAGCTTGCCGATATCGACAGGCTCTTGGAAGTCTACCAGACCAATCTGTTTACGCTGCAAAGGTATAACCCGGCTGGCAAGTTCTCGGGTCAAGCGGTCCTCTTCCACTCGACTCTTCCGAATGAGGATGATGTCCTGAAGCAGATGGTAGAGGAGCAGGATGCTACTGCCGGGTGGCGTCATTACTTGTCGCGTCCCGTAGAAATGCATGCGATTCCGGGCGATCACGTGACGATGATCACAGAACCGAATGTCCGTGTATTGGCCGAGCGAATCCGTTCTGTGACAGAGACGGGTCAGAAGGTCAGCTCAATCTGA